The stretch of DNA CTGGGTCTGGCAGCTACGGCGCTGGCGCATGGCCGGCGGCTTAATTCCGAAGAAACCTGAAAATCTGCCGGTGCCTGAGGCGCTGGACTTTGCAAACGAGAAGGACTCCGATGGCTAATCTGGCTGCGATGTTGCGCCTGCCGGGCAACATGAAATCCGGGCAATGGCAAATTCTTGCCGGCCCGGTACTGATCCTGCTGATTCTGTCGATGATGGTGCTGCCGCTGCCGCCGTTTGTCCTCGATCTGCTGTTTACCTTTAACATCGCGCTGTCGATCATGGTGCTGCTGGTGGCGATGTTCACCCAGCGCACGCTGGACTTCGCGGCGTTCCCGACCATTCTGCTGTTTACCACGTTGCTGCGCCTGGCGCTGAACGTGGCTTCTACCCGTATCATCCTGCTTGAAGGGCATACCGGTGCCGCGGCGGCGGGTAAAGTGGTTGAGGCCTTTGGCCACTTCCTGGTCGGCGGTAACTTCGCCATCGGTATCGTGGTGTTTATCATCCTCGTTATCATCAACTTTATGGTTATCACCAAGGGTGCGGGACGTATCGCTGAAGTCGGGGCGCGTTTTGTGCTGGACGGGATGCCGGGTAAACAGATGGCCATCGATGCCGACCTGAACGCCGGGATCATTGGCGAAGAGGAGGCGAAAAAGCGCCGTTCGGAAGTGACCCAGGAAGCGGACTTCTACGGCTCTATGGACGGGGCAAGTAAGTTCGTGCGCGGCGACGCCGTGGCCGGGCTTATCATCATGGTGATTAACGTGGTCGGCGGGCTGATGGTCGGCGTTATCCAGCACGATATGGCGATGGGCGCAGCGGCACAAAGCTATACGCTGCTGACCATCGGTGACGGGCTGGTCGCTCAGATCCCTGCCCTGGTTATCTCCACCGCTGCGGGCGTAATTGTTACTCGCGTGGCGACCGATCAGGACGTTGGCGAACAGATGGTCACCCAACTGTTCAATAACCCACGCGTGATGCTGTTAGCCGCGGGCGTTCTGGGGCTGCTCGGCATGGTGCCGGGGATGCCTAACTTCGTCTTCCTGCTGTTTACCGCCGCGCTGCTGGGCTTAGCCTGGTGGATGCGTGGCCGCCAGATGGCCGCGCCGGAAGCGCCGCAGCCGGTTAAAATGCCGGAAAATACTCAGGCGGTGGAAGCGACCTGGAATGACGTTCAGCTGGAAGATCCGCTGGGGATGGAAGTGGGCTACCGCCTGATCCCGATGGTTGATTTCCAGCAGGACGGCGAGCTGCTCGGGCGTATCCGAAGTATCCGTAAAAAATTCGCTCAGGAGATGGGGTTCCTGCCGCCGGTGGTGCATATTCGCGACAATATGGACCTGCCGCCCGCGCGCTATCGTATTCTGATGAAGGGCGTTGAAATCGGCAGCGGGGATGCCTATCCGGGCCGCTGGCTGGCGATTAACCCCGGCACCGCCGCGGGGACGTTGCCGGGCGAGGCGACTATCGATCCGGCCTTTGGCCTGGCCGCTATCTGGATTGAAAGTGCGCTGAAAGAGCAGGCGCAGATTCAGGGCTTCACCGTGGTTGAAGCGAGTACCGTGGTGGCAACGCACCTGAACCATCTTATCGGGCAGTTTGCGCCGGAGCTGTTTGGCCGTCAGGAAGCGCAGCAGTTGCTTGACCGCGTGACCCAGGAAATGCCTAAGCTGACCGAAGATCTTATCCCGGCAGTGGTGACGCTCACCACGCTGCACAAGGTGCTGCAAAACCTGCTGGAAGAGAAAGTGCCGATTCGTGATATGCGCACGATTCTGGAAACGCTGGCCGAGCATGCGCCTATTCAGAGCGATCCGCATGAATTGACCGCCGTGGTTCGCGTGGCGCTGGGCAGGGCTATCACTCAGCAATGGTTCCCCGGCACTGGCGAAGTGCAGGTTATCGGTCTGGATGCGGCGCTTGAGCGTCTGCTGCTACAGGCGTTGCAGGGCGGTGGCGGCCTTGAGCCGGGGCTGGCCGATCGCCTGCTGGAGCAGACTCAGGATGCCCTGCAGCGCCAGGAGATGCTGGGTGCGCCGCCGGTTCTGTTGGTGAACCACGCGCTGCGTCCGCTGCTGGCGCGTTTCTTACGCAGAACGCTGCCTCAGCTGGTGGTCTTGTCGAGCCTCGAGCTGTCTGACAACCGTAACATCCGTATGACGGCCACAATCGGAGCGAAATAAATAATGAAAGCGTTGCTTTTGATGCTGCTGGTGCCGTTTGGTGCGCTGGCGTTAGGCGAAGGTTCCTGGCAGGACAGCGGTATCGGCGTGACGCTGAGCAACCGTGGCGTGACGGCATCGTCCCGCCCGCTGAAGCCGATGCAGCCCGTTACCGGCAAAATGACGCTGATTGCCTGGACCTATGTGCTGGATGGCCCGACGCCTGCCGGACTGGCGGTCAAACTTTGTTCGCCAACCAACTGCACGCCGCTTGAGGGTGATAACGGCACCACGCGCGGCCTGACCAATACCGACGCCAACCAGCCTTTGCGTTTTGTCTGGGAAGTGCCGGGCGGCGGCTCAATGTACCCACCGCTGCGGGTTCGCAGTAATCAGGTTATCGTTAACTACATCCAGTAAAATAAAAAGGCTCATCAAACGATGAGCCTTTTTAGTTCCCGCAGACTGTGGCAGTTACATGCGTTCTACGGTTTCGATCCCCAGGGTATCCAGACCCAGCTTCAGGGTCTTCGCGGTCAGCAGCGCCAGCTTCAGGCGGCTGTTGCGGGTGGCTTCGTCGGCGGCGCTCAGGATTGGGCAGTGCTCATAGAAGCCGGAGAACAGGCCTGCTACATCGTAGAGGTAGGCACACATTACGTGCGGCGTACCGTCGCGAGCAACCACGTTTAGCGTCTCTTCAAACTGCAGCAGGCGAGCGGCCAGCTGGGCCTCACGATCTTCGGCAATCACAACGTTGGCTTTCAGCAGTTCGGCTTCGTCGAGATCTGCCTTACGGAACACGGACAGCACGCGGGTATAGGCGTATTGCATATACGGCGCGGTGTTGCCTTCGAAGGCCAGCATGTTGTCCCAGTCGAAGATGTAGTCCGTGGTACGGCTCTTGGAAAGGTCGGCGTATTTCACCGCGCCAATACCTACCGCATTCGCCAGTTTTTCCAGCTCGTCCGCAGGCATGTCCGGGTTTTTCGCCGCTACCAGGCCGCGGGCGCGTTCCATGGCTTCATCCAGCAGGTCGGTCAGCTTAACGGTGCCGCCGGAGCGGGTTTTGAACGGCTTGCCGTCTTTGCCCAACATCATGCCGAACATCTGGTGCTCCAGCGTGACGGACTCAGGCACGTAGCCCGCTTTACGCACGATGGTCCACGCCTGCATCAGGTGCTGGTGCTGGCGGGAGTCGATGAAGTACAGCACGCGGTCGGCATGCAGGGTTTCGTAGCGATATTTCGCACAGGCGATATCGGTGGTGGTGTAGAGATAACCGCCGTCTTTCTTCTGGATGATAACGCCCATCGGATCGCCGTCTTTGTTCTTGTACTCGTCAAGGAACACCACGGTCGCGCCTTCGCTTTCTACCGCCAGACCTTTCTCTTTCAGGTCAGCAACGATGCCGGGCAGCATTGGGTTGTAGAGGCTTTCGCCCATGACGTCATCGCGGGTCAGCGTCACGTTGAGGCGCTGGTAGGTTTTCTGGTTCTGCGTCATGGTGATGTCGACCAGCTTGCGCCACATCTCACGACAGTATTCATCGCCGCCCTGCAGCTTAACCACATAGCCGCGTGCACGCTCGGCAAAGGCTTCGTCTTCGTCGTAGTGCTTTTTGGCGGCGCGATAAAACTCTTCGAGGTCGGCCAGCGCCATTTCGCCCGCGTTTTCCTGCTGCTGTTTTTCCAGGAACGCGATGAGCATGCCGAACTGAGTACCCCAGTCACCGACGTGGTTCGCGCGGATCACCTTGTGGCCCAGGAATTCGAGAGTACGCACGGCGGCATCGCCGATGATGGTGGAGCGGATATGGCCCACGTGCATCTCTTTGGCAACGTTCGGCGCGGAATAGTCCACCACGATAGTTTGCGGTTTAGACACGCTAACGCCCACGCGGTCAGACGCCACAGCCTCATCGACGTTTTTAGCCAGAAATGCCGGGTCGAGGAAAATATTGATAAAGCCTGGGCCTGCAATTTCAACTTTGCTGGCGATCCCGGTCAGATCGAGGTTGGCGATGACCTTCTCTGCGACCTGTCGTGGCGGCATGCCCAGCGTTTTAGCAACGGACATCACGCCATTGGCCTGATAGTCGCCGAACTGGACTTTTGCCGACTGACGAACCTGCGGCTCGCAGTCCGCTGGTGCGCCTGCAGCAATCAGCGCCTGGCTGACTTTTTCTGAGAGAAGAGACTGAATATTCACCGGGATACCTTACAATTTGTACTGGGCCGCCGCATCAAGGGCAGCCTGAAAATGAGGAACGAAACAGGGCGTGAGTATAACGTTATTTGCGGCCTGGCGTCAGCAAAAGCCTCGCTCACGGGGCGCGCAATTATTATTAACGGCGTAATGAATAACCATTCATCTTATTTTGGCCCCGGCGGGGAGTTGGCTCGCCCCCAGGAACAGGGTAGATTACGCGCTTTCTGAAAAAGAGGATGGCGGCATGGCAAACTGGCAGGCGGTAGATGAACTGCATGATATTTCGGCAGATCTGCCGAGATTTACGAAAGCGTTAACAGAACTTGCCACCCGGCTCGGGCTGGATATTGTGCCGCTTGATGCCGATCACATTTCTTTGCGCTGCCATCAGAACGCGACCGCCGACCGCTGGCGTGCGGGGCTGGAAAAATGCGGCACCTTACTGAGTGAAAATGTGATTAACGGTCGCCCGATTTGCTTATTCAAGCTGGATGAGCCGGTGTGCGTAGAACACTGGCGGTTTACGGTGGTGGAGCTGCCCTGGCCGGGCGAGAAGCGTTACCCGCACGAAGGCTGGGAGCATATTGAAATTGTGCTGCCGGGCGAGCCGGAAACGCTCAACGCACGGGCGCTGGATTTGTTGTCCGACGCCGGGCTGCGTGAAACGGGGATTTCGGTGAAAACCAGCTCGCCCAAAGGTGAACGCGAAAGGTTGCCTAACCCAACGCTTGCGGTCACCGACGGTAAAGTCACTATTAAATTCCACCCCTGGAGCATCGAGCAGATCGTCGCCAGCGAACGGGCCGACTGATTAACATTGCTTCACCGCGTTTGCAGGCGGCGGATCGCTTCATCAGGCAGCGCCGCCGTACCGCCAAAATTTATTCCATTTCGCGCTGTCGCTGTGACGTCCGTCGATCCCTTCATCAAAATTGGATGTCATAGTACGCTACCTTTTTGTGAACCTGTTTTCAGATGTTCATCGAGGTACAGGGACACAACCGGCGAACTGCAGGTTTTTTTAGGAGTAATCAATGGCTTTGCTTGAAATATGCTGTTATGGAATAGATTGTGCTGTCACTGCAGAACAAGCCGGCGCGGACAGAATTGAACTCTGCTCTGCGCCTAAAGAAGGAGGGCTGACGCCTTCCGCCGGCGTGCTTCGGCAGGTCAGACAAAAGGTGTCGATTCCCGTGCACCCGATTATTCGTCCGCGCGGCGGTGATTTTTGCTACACCGACGGTGAATTTGCCACCATGCTGGAAGATATCGCCTTCGTGCGCGAACTAGGCTTTCCGGGGCTGGTGATCGGGATGCTTGATGAGGACGGCAATATCGATCTGCCGCGAATGGAGCAGGTGATGCAGGCCGCCGAAGGGATGGCCGTGACGTTCCACCGCGCTTTTGATATGTGTCATCATCCGCTGCAGGCGTTCGAACAGCTGGCGGCGCTGGGCGTGGCGAGAATACTGACTTCCGGGCAGCAGCAAACGGCTGAAACGGGAATCTCACTTCTTCGGGAACTAAAACAGCATTCCCGTGCTCCAATCATTATGGCTGGCGCAGGCGTGCGTCTGAGCAACGTAAGCAAGTTTGTTGCAAACGGCATTGAAGAGCTTCACAGCTCCGCCGGGCGCTCGGTTCCTTCGCCGATGCGCTATCGCAAAGCAGGCGTGTCCATGAGCGCCGATGCCGAAGCCGATGAGTTTAATCGCTACTGCGTGGATGCAGACGTAGTGGCGGCAATGAAAAACGCGCTGTCGGTGACGAGCCCGTCGCGCTGAAAAGATTTTTACCGCGCATCATGTCGCCCAATATGATGCTTGCTCGTACCAGGCCCCGGCGGATTGCTGGGGCTTTTTTTATTTTGTAACCGGGGAAGCGTTGTGTAACTGGTTCTGCACTATTTGCACACATTGTTTAACATCGTTTGCCAGTCACTTACGTTACAAAACACCCCATTGTGAATAATCCTCTCCGACAACTATCAATGTTAGAGGGAATTAAAATGAAAAAAATAACTGCAACTGTAATCCTGGCTCTGTCATCCGTCTTTGCTTCTGCCGCTTTTGCTGCACCACTGCCTCAGGTGCTTAACGGCAGCGCGGTGGGTGAGGAGCAAATTGGCGTAGTGTCCATTCGCGGCGTGTCAGGCAGCACCGATGACGCCATCAACCAGCTTCAGGTAAAAGCCGAGAAAATTGGCGGCAGCAAAATTAACATTACCGGCCTTGGCACACCGGGTGACTCCAGCCTGTGGAGCGGTACCGCGCAGGTTTATCGCTAAGCGATAGCGAAGATAAAAAACCCGGCACTCGCGCCGGGTTTTTTATTGGAGGATTATGGCTTACGAGCCACCAAAACGGCACGCAGCGGGGCAGGGTAGCCTTCTATGGTTTTGCTGCTGTCGTTAGGATCAAGGAAATCGCCCAGTGATTCGGTGGTCATCCACGACGTCCGGCGCTGCTCTTCCTGGGTGGTGAGGCAGTGATCGACAATCTTAACGTCGACAAAACCGCATTTTTCCAGCCAGTTTTTCAGCGCCAGTGCGGACGGAATGTAGTACACGTTACGCATCTGCGCATAGCGCTCACCGGGCACCAGCACGGTATTTTCATCCCCTTCCACAACCAGCGTTTCCAGCACCAGCTCACCTTCCTTGACCAGCTGATTCTTCAACTGCCAGAGATGGTCCAGCGGCGAACGACGGTGATAAAGCACGCCCATCGAGAATACGGTATCGAAGGCGTTCAGATCCGGAAGCTGCTCAATACCCAGCGGCAGAACGTGGGCGCGCTGATCGTTACCCAACAGCTTGCGTACGGCTTCGAACTGGCAAATAAACAGCTGCATCGGATCGATGCCAACCGCAAGCTGTGCGCCAGCGCCAATCATCCGCCACAGGTGATAGCCGCTGCCGCAGCCGACGTCCAGAATGGTGCGTCCGGCGAGTGGAGAGATGTGCGGCAGCACGCGATCCCACTTAAGATCCGAGCGCCATTCGGTATCGATATCTACGCCATAGAGCGAATATGGCCCTTTACGCCACGGCATCAGGTTACGCAGCAGCTTTTCAATGCCCAGCTGCTGGCCTTCACTCAGCGGCGCAGCCGACTCGGCCGTCACGCTGTGCAGCAGGTCGAGGCGGTGCGGGGTCATTTCCGGCAGGTAATTCACCGTGTTGTACCAGTGCTTAAACTGGCCGTGCAGGGATTCGCGCTGCCAGCTGGCAATCTGCGCAGGCAGCGTTTCCAGCCATGGGGCCAGGTGGTTTTTGGCGATCAACTGATAAAAATTACCGAAATCAATCATGCGGTTTCTCCGGATTTGACGGCCACCAGAGAGCCAAAGTTAAAGCACTGGAACCACAGCTCGGCGTGCGCAAAGCCCGCCTGTTTAAGGCGTTTTTTATGGGTTTCAACCGAGTCGGTCAGCATCACGTTTTCCAGCATGCTGCGCTTCTGGCTGATTTCAAGTTCGCTGTAACCGTTTGCACGCTTGAAGTCGTGGTGCATGTTAAACAGCAGCTCGCCGACTTCGGCATCTTCAAAGCTGAATTTTTCCGAAAGCACCAGCGCGCCGCCCGGCTTCAGGCCCTGCCAGATTTTATTCAGCAGCAGTTGACGATCGTCGGGCTCTAGGAATTGCAGGGTGAAGTTCAGCACCACCATTGAGGCATTTTCAATGCTGATATGGCGAATATCGCCTTCGATGACCTCAACCGGGGTCTGCGCCTTAAACGCATCCAGATGGCGGCGGCAGCGCTCGACCATGGCCGGAGAGTTATCAACGGCAATGATTTTGCAGCTATCGTGACGGATGTTACGACGCACCGATAACGTTGCCGCACCCAAAGAACAGCCAAGATCGTAAACCTGGCTGTGGGGCTGAACGAAGCGCTCCGCCAGCATGCCAATCATGGAGATGATATTGGAGTAACCGGGCACCGAGCGCTGGATCATATCGGGGAACACTTCGGCCACCCGTTCATCAAAGGTCCAGTCGCCCAGTTTGGCTATTGGGGCGGAAAACAGCGTATCGCGGTCAGACATAACGTTAAATCCGGAAATTCGAAAGGGGCGTATTTTGCGTTAATGGAGCGAGAAAACCAACTCCCACGGCATATACCATAAGTTAGCCAGCACCATCAGCAGCAGCGTACACCAGGTAGCGCCCATGCCGGAACGACGCCAGCGGATCAGTCGGTGATGGTATCCGTAGTAGTGCAGCAGGCGTCCGGCCAGCAGCATAAGACCGCAAATATGCACCATCCAGGTTTCGGCGCCGTCCATCTCCATCAGTAATAAAAGCAGGAGGGCGATAGGAATATATTCGACGGCATTGCCGTGAATACGTATCGCACTTTGGAGTTCGCTAAAGCCGCCGTCGCCGTAGGAAACGCGGTACTGCATACGCAGGCGAACGACGTCGAATGAAAACTTAATTAACAGCAGAGCAGCCAGCACCGCATAAAGCGCGCTTACCATATGAACTCCATGTCGAAACAGTTACGGCTCACGCTATGATAGCTCGCAACCGGAGTGCTGTCGCTAGTGGTCAGAAAAGTGTGGCCTGCTGAGGGATTGCTGGCGCGGGGCCTAATTCAGGGAATGCCTGCTGCAGCGCGGGCCATAGCGTATGGACCAGCTCTGGCGCCTGGGCAATGTCCGGCGTATGAAGAAACAGATAGGGCGTGGTTTTCGTTGCCCATTCAGGCAGTTTTTTTAACCAGACGTCGAACAGCGCGGCGTTTTGCGCCATGTTATCGCTGCCGATAAAGCGCACCAGCGGGTTTGAAGCGGTCACGATGGCATGCACCGGGACTTTAGGCTTTTTACGCTGGGCCTCCCGCACCGCTTCGTTATGCGGCACGGCGCTATGAATAGGGCGGCTATCAAGAATAGCGCGGTTTACCTGACGTTCGTGCAGCCCGCGATTCAGCGCCTGCTCATCTGCCCCTTTGTTGAAAAAGGCCGGATGGCGCACTTCAACGCCATAGGTAAACCCGGTGGGTAAAGAGTCCAGAAAATGCCACAAAGCGGGAAGGTCGCCTGGCCCAAACGCTGCCGGTAGCTGAAGCCAGTATTGCCCGATGCGGCCAGCCAGCGGCGACATGCGGTCAAAAAACTCGGCGGTAAGATCGCCGCAGTTTCGCAGGGCAGCGTTATGGGAAATGGTGGCGGGAAATTTAAAACAGAAGCGAAAACTGTCGCCTGTCATCTCCCGCCAGCGCTGTACGGTTTCTGCTTTTGGCAGCGCGTACAGCGTGGTATTGCCTTCCACACAGTTAAAATGGCGGGCGTAATCTTCAAGCGAAGTGATGCCGAGCCGGTTCCATTTGGGGTGCTGCCATTGTGGAAGGCCTAGGTAAATCATAGCGAGGCGATTATCTCATCGGTGCTGCGGACGCGGGCGATGCGCGGGAAGATAAACTTCAGGCTATGGTTATGCTGCTCGGCGGAGGACGCGCTGCAGGCGTCCTCCGCCAGAACCAGTGAGAAGCCCATTTCCCAGGCGTTGCGTGCGGTAGATTCGACGCCAATGTTGGTTGAAATACCGCACAGGACAATGGTGTCGATGCCGCGACGGCGCAGCTGTAACTCCAGATCGGTGCCGTAAAACGCGCCCCACTGGCGTTTAGTGACTTCGATGTCGCTGTCCTGTTTACCCAGCGCTGTAGGGTAGTTCCACCAGTTTTCTGGCAGGGCATGGCCCGGAGGTGCCGCATCAACCGGCTGTTTCAGGGCTTCGGCGTAGTCGGCTGACCAGCCTACTCGCACCATCACTACCGGTGAACCGTTGGCCCGGAATTTCTCCGCCAGGCGTGCTGCGCGTGCCACGACGTCATTGGCGCCGTGCGGACCGCCGGCAAACGGCAGAATGCCGTCCTGCAGGTCAATCACCACCAGGGCAGTACGAGATGCGTTGAGTTCTGTCATTGTGACTCCGGTAAAATGGGGGTTAAGGGTCAATACCTTACGCTGGAAGCCAGGTTGCTGAGTTTACAAATTTTGTTAATTTTTGTGAGAATCTGCAATACCGGCGCTGCGATTCGCGCCAGTCGGCGGTTTCGGGGTTATCGCCAGCCATTATTTCCAGTATAATAGCCCCCTTTTTTCATCCAGTTGTGACAGTCGAAATAGCTGCCACCAAAGCGCCTGCCGTCGCAGGTGGCGGGTCGCGTGCAGCTGATTAAGGGATATCTCATGCGTACAGTATATTGCGGGCAGCTCAATCAATCCCATGTGGGACAGCAAGTAACGCTTAGTGGGTGGGTCAATCGTCGCCGTGACCTCGGTAGCCTTATCTTTATTGATATGCGCGATCGTGAAGGCGTCGTGCAGGTGTTTTTCGACCCTGACCGTCAGGAAGCGTTCCAGCTCGCCTCTGAACTGCGTAATGAGTTCTGTATTCAGATTGTGGGCACCGTGCGTGCTCGCGACGAGCGCAACGTGAACAAAGATATGGCCACCGGTGAAGTAGAAGTGTTCGCCACCGAACTGACCATCATTAACCGCTCCGACGTGCTGCCGCTGGACTCCAATCACGTTAATACCGAAGAAGCGCGCCTGAAGTATCGCTACCTGGATCTTCGTCGCCCGGAAATGGCCCAGCGCCTGAAAACCCGCGCTAAAGTGACGAGCTTTGTCCGTCGCTTTATGGACGACCACGGTTTCCTTGACATTGAAACCCCGATGCTGACCAAAGCCACGCCTGAAGGCGCACGTGACTATCTGGTGCCTTCCCGCGTACACAAAGGCAAATTCTACGCGCTGCCTCAGTCTCCTCAGCTGTTCAAACAATTGCTGATGATGTCCGGCTTTGACCGCTACTATCAGATTGTTAAATGCTTCCGCGACGAAGACCTGCGCGCTGACCGTCAGCCAGAATTTACCCAGATCGACGTAGAAACTTCCTTCATGACCGCGCCGCAGGTGCGTGAAGTGATGGAAGACCTGGTGCGTAAACTGTGGATCGACATCATTAACGTTGACCTGGGCGACTTCCCGGTGATGACCTTCGCCGAAGCCGAGCGTCGCTACGGTTCCGATAAACCAGACCTGCGTAACCCGCTGGAGCTGGTGGACGTGGCCGATCTGGTGAAAGACGTGGAGTTTAAGGTCTTCTCCGGCCCGGCAAACGACGCGAAAGGCCGCGTTGCCGCGCTGCGTGTGCCGGGTGGCGCACAGATCAGCCGTAAACAGATTGACGACTACGGCAAGTTCATTGAAATTTACGGCGCTCGCGGCCTGGCGTACATCAAGGTTAACGAGCGTGCGAAAGGCATCGAAGGAATCACCAGCCCGGTGGCGAAATTCCTGAACGCGGACATCGTGGAAGGTATCCTGGCGCGCACCGGTGCGGCCGATGGCGACATGATCTTCTTCGGCGCGGACAGCAAGAAAGTCGTTGCCGATGCGCTGGGCGCACTGCGTCTGAAAATCGGTAAAGACCTGCAGATTACCGATGAGAAAAAATGGGCGCCGCTGTGGGTGGTTGACTTCCCAATGTTTGAAGATAACGGTGAAGGCGGCCTGACCGCGATGCACCACCCGTTCACCGCGCCGAAAGACATGACGCCGGAAGAACTGGCGGCGCAGCCGGAAACCGCGATTGCCAACGCCTACGATATGGTTATCAACGGCTACGAAGTGGGCGGCGGTTCCGTGCGTATTCACCGTAGCCAGATGCAGCAGACCGTGTTCGGCATTCTGGGCATTAACGAGCAGGAACAGCGCGAGAAGTTCGGCTTCCTGCTGGACGCGCTGAAGTACGGTACGCCGCCGCACGCAGGCCTGGCGTTTGGTCTGGATCGCCTGACCATGCTGCTGACCGGTACCGACAACATCCGTGACGTTATCGCCTTCCCGAAAACCACGGCTGCAGCCTGCCTGATGACCGAAGCACCAAGCTTCGCCAACCCGGCCTCGCTTGCCGAGCTGGGCATTGAAGTCATCAAAAAGGCTGAGAAGAACTGATGCCCTTTAAGCGTCCCGTTTCCGTTCTGGTGGTTATTTTCGCGCAGGATACTCAACGGGTGCTGATGTTACAGCGGCGCGACGATCCTGATTTCTGGCAGTCGGTTACCGGCAGCCTGGAGGAGGGGGAAAGCGCGCTGCATGCCGCACAGCGTGAAGTAAAGGAAGAGGTCGCTATCGACGTGGTCAGTGAGCCGCTGCCGCTAGTTGACTGCCAGCGCTGCGTGGAGTTTGAGATATTTACTCATTTGCGTCATCGCTATGCGCCGGGGATTACGCGTAATACGGAATCGTGGTTCTGTCTTGCGCTGCCTCATGAACGCCAGATTACTATTACGGAACATCTGGCCTGGAAATGGGTGCCCGCCGAAGAGGCGGCCCTGATGACCAAGTCATGGAGTAACCGGCAGGCGATTGAAGAGTTTGTAATTGATGCCGCCTGATACAGGCGCTTTTGGAGATTGTTATGGCAGGTCATAGTAAGTGGGCCAACACGAAACACCGCAAAGCGGCACAGGATGCCAAGCGCGGTAAGATTTTCACCAAAATTATTCGCGAGCTGGTGACGGCTGCCCGTCTGGGCGGCGGTGACGCTGGGTCTAACCC from Cedecea neteri encodes:
- a CDS encoding hydrolase codes for the protein MTELNASRTALVVIDLQDGILPFAGGPHGANDVVARAARLAEKFRANGSPVVMVRVGWSADYAEALKQPVDAAPPGHALPENWWNYPTALGKQDSDIEVTKRQWGAFYGTDLELQLRRRGIDTIVLCGISTNIGVESTARNAWEMGFSLVLAEDACSASSAEQHNHSLKFIFPRIARVRSTDEIIASL
- the nudB gene encoding dihydroneopterin triphosphate diphosphatase: MPFKRPVSVLVVIFAQDTQRVLMLQRRDDPDFWQSVTGSLEEGESALHAAQREVKEEVAIDVVSEPLPLVDCQRCVEFEIFTHLRHRYAPGITRNTESWFCLALPHERQITITEHLAWKWVPAEEAALMTKSWSNRQAIEEFVIDAA
- a CDS encoding MAPEG family protein; the protein is MVSALYAVLAALLLIKFSFDVVRLRMQYRVSYGDGGFSELQSAIRIHGNAVEYIPIALLLLLLMEMDGAETWMVHICGLMLLAGRLLHYYGYHHRLIRWRRSGMGATWCTLLLMVLANLWYMPWELVFSLH
- a CDS encoding DUF72 domain-containing protein; the encoded protein is MIYLGLPQWQHPKWNRLGITSLEDYARHFNCVEGNTTLYALPKAETVQRWREMTGDSFRFCFKFPATISHNAALRNCGDLTAEFFDRMSPLAGRIGQYWLQLPAAFGPGDLPALWHFLDSLPTGFTYGVEVRHPAFFNKGADEQALNRGLHERQVNRAILDSRPIHSAVPHNEAVREAQRKKPKVPVHAIVTASNPLVRFIGSDNMAQNAALFDVWLKKLPEWATKTTPYLFLHTPDIAQAPELVHTLWPALQQAFPELGPAPAIPQQATLF
- the aspS gene encoding aspartate--tRNA ligase, producing the protein MRTVYCGQLNQSHVGQQVTLSGWVNRRRDLGSLIFIDMRDREGVVQVFFDPDRQEAFQLASELRNEFCIQIVGTVRARDERNVNKDMATGEVEVFATELTIINRSDVLPLDSNHVNTEEARLKYRYLDLRRPEMAQRLKTRAKVTSFVRRFMDDHGFLDIETPMLTKATPEGARDYLVPSRVHKGKFYALPQSPQLFKQLLMMSGFDRYYQIVKCFRDEDLRADRQPEFTQIDVETSFMTAPQVREVMEDLVRKLWIDIINVDLGDFPVMTFAEAERRYGSDKPDLRNPLELVDVADLVKDVEFKVFSGPANDAKGRVAALRVPGGAQISRKQIDDYGKFIEIYGARGLAYIKVNERAKGIEGITSPVAKFLNADIVEGILARTGAADGDMIFFGADSKKVVADALGALRLKIGKDLQITDEKKWAPLWVVDFPMFEDNGEGGLTAMHHPFTAPKDMTPEELAAQPETAIANAYDMVINGYEVGGGSVRIHRSQMQQTVFGILGINEQEQREKFGFLLDALKYGTPPHAGLAFGLDRLTMLLTGTDNIRDVIAFPKTTAAACLMTEAPSFANPASLAELGIEVIKKAEKN